The following nucleotide sequence is from Toxoplasma gondii ME49 chromosome IV, whole genome shotgun sequence.
CAAGAAAGTAgatgcctctctctgcggcgatttttctttctctccctctgtctcgcgaTCTCGATTTCCGACTCTCGCTTTCGTGAGACCACCAAGCTTTCTATCGCGAGCGCTCGTCTGGTTTGTCTtccagtctctctgctcttccagTTCACCTCCGCAagctctgctccttctccttcacctctctcttccttcgtgcTCCTGCCTCTGggctcgctctctctcttttcttccttcgtgGTTCGTCagtcttcttgttctccttccaGTGAAGGCGCACCCGAAGCCTGAACTCGACAAGAGGCTCcgcggagaggaaggcggaacAAAACACTGCTCGGTTTCTTTCGAGCGCGGCTGAAAACTCAGCGATGGATCGGGCGCCAGCAGCGAGCAgcgcaggagacagctgtggcGAGAAAGACGCTAAAAAGCGGGGAGTTTCCCTAGTACCTTTTGGAGCCTCACGGGTCCCAACCGCGACCGCGGAAGCACACACACGGGGGACAGGCGCAGCGCCCTGGACGTAGTGGCACCGCGGCTAGTGCGGCGAGGGGACACAGGAGGCGAGTAGGGCGCTCGGGAGAGACTCCAACTGCCCTTTCGAGCTTGAAAGAAACCGCCGCTTCAGTCCACTAGAGGCGATGACTTGAAACGGATTTCAAGGCTCTCACTTTGTTCCGTTGAACTCCAGCGCCCAAAAATGCAACAAGGCTTCAAAGTCTCTGAAAGAAGGTTGAGACATCTGCCACTCTGCAGTCGCACACTGGTGGCGGGCGAAGTCGAGAGCAGGACATCCAGTGGATGGAaaggagcagagacaccgggaAAAGTGGaatgaaagaaaaaaggggaaTTGAAGACAGAACGTGCACCGGCGGAaatttctctgtgttcttgTCTGTTCTTGCAGACCCGGAGATGGCGAGCTGCTGCCTCGAGGCCCAGAGAAGTCGTGCAACCGAGCGCATGTCACGGACAAGCAGTCGACGAGAAGGTCCTAAAGGTCGgcgcgctctcttctccagtgaAGTGGACCACAAACGTTTTTACTTGTTCAAAGAAAGAAAATTGCAGCCAATGAAAAGCGTACACACTTCCTGAATCCGAagcagctctctctctgcaccgTCCTGGCGGGGGGAGACTCCTTGCACGAGACTCACGGGGTCGCCACTGCTAGACTGGAAATGGCAGACCACAATCTGGACGCCCacgttgttttctttttctgcttgcgTTCCGCACGCGTTCAAGCGAAAAGTCAATGGTGCAGAGTGGAAAAGGGTGCAATttgaagaggggagaaacgagCAAAAGCGTCTCGCGAGCGTGAGGGGCCCGAGAGTGCCGGCACAACTTCGGGAGGTTGTGATGAGAAACAAGTGCAGATTGGTCTGCGCCCAAatctcctccctttcttcaACTCGCCGAGGAGAAGTCTCGCTGCCCGCTGGTCTTCCTCGTGCGTCCTCGCGGCGTAttttctctgcctgtttTTCCCGTTGTTAATGCCTGGCAAAATAAAACGAGAATTCGACTCGAGGATGCCGTATCGCAGTTGACACTGTGTGTAACAGGGACTCTACCTTCAGTTGCTCTCCAGTCGCCGTTGCACGCTTGTTGACATCTCGAGCATGTTTTCCCTCTCGGTCTGCTTTGTCCTGCCTTGCCTCTGCCCCGGTTTATCGTCCAGGAGTTCTGTTCCCtgtcctgcctcttctgcgtatgtcgtgtctccgtttttgtCGCGGTCTCTCGGCCTCCTCGATTCTGCCGCTCCTCGTCCTTTTTTCCTCACTgcttcgcctgcctcgcAGTCACCTGGCACTTCTGGCGTCTTGTCTTTTGTGGGAGAGTGGCaaaaaaaggcgaagaacgcgGACGAAAAGAGGTGTGTTTTTTCCACTTGTCATAGTTCCCCTGCAATCTCCGTGGAAGAAGGAATTTCCAGAAAGCGCAACGAAAAGACTTTCGAAACTCAGACGCACGCAGGAGGCAGCAAAGACCAGCACTCGATTGACGAGAACTgacgtcttctcttctttgttttcctgcGGAAATCGAGGTGGACCTACCTTCGCTTGACTGTGGTGATGTAAATTGAAGTAGATCCGTCTTATACGAGTGCCAATCTGGGTGACCTCTGCATTCGGCGCCCTAAACTAAGTGACCTTTGCTGCACGCTGCTCCTCAGAATCCGGATGGTCTCTGTCCAACTTAACGTCCATCACACTACGCTGACAAGTTGTCGCCGTCGTTGGCCTTCACGAAAGTCAGCAGGGCGAAGCTGCTGCGAGGTCGAAAGCGCAGTAAATACAGAGTCACTCCAGCTGCTCTGCATTCTCTCCCGTGTCCTGGGATCGAGTGAAACGATTCGTTACTGTCTGCAACCCCTGTCCAGACGCTTTTCTGCCGGAGCCACTCGCGTAATCTGCCGTGTACGAGCGTCGGCACCAACTCACAGTGCAGCGCTGTGCAATTCTTCAGTTCCCCTAGCTGCATCACTAAGAGTTCTGCAGACGCCACGAGTTGACCGAGCTATAACTCGAACCGCAGTCGAGGCTCTTTGCCCAGTTCAGGAGTTCCAGCTTCCACACTCGGCACCACAAATCCCCTCAACGGTGTGTGTTTCACCGTCCACGTATACGCAGCTGGCACCTTTGTGACCGGCGAAGAGACATGAATAACTTCGTTGCTGACGCAGTAACAGTAGAACGAGTCTTTGCATACACTTGCCTCTTCTATCTAGAGTGTACCCGCTGTTGTCCCTGACACACGATCATTTGTAAGCTGCACGCGTCTCTCTGACGAAAGCTTGTACCGAGAGGAAaccgcacagagagaggactgAAAATGTGTATTTGCGGTCGAGCGGGAGtacgtcttcttcgtcaagTCTCTTTCCACGACTCCATCTTGAGGATGTCGCTGTCGACTGGTTTGCACAGCACGGCTGTCACTGAGATGCGAGAGTGTGAACCTCCGCTTCAGCGGCGCAAGTGTTCTCCTGGTCGCTCTTGAAGAAAACGTCACAAGAAGGGACGGAGTGGAACTGTGAAAACGAGTGGAAACGTGAAGACGAAactgtgcttctctcctacacacacagaaacgccACTCGAACGCCTCTTCAGCAGGCTTCGATCCTCTGAGAACATCACGAGGCGGGTGGCACTTTGTCGACGATCTGCAGTGAGGGTAGAAACTGCTTTgtgagaagacagaaagaggtCGCGAGAGAGGCTGTGCAGGGACGGTTAAGGCTAGAATCGAAagttctctcgcgcctctcgctctttttcttcgattCGCTTTTCAGCGAGTGCGACGTCGTGACACGGATGTAAAGACTGCGCCGTCGAACAACGAAACCAAAGCAGCATGAATGCTCCCGCATGTCGCCTGCTGAGCAGACTCACTCTTCGTTCTCGTATGGACTCGAGCTTCGTatgcagcgaagacgaaaatGCTTTCTCGGCCGACGGCGCGAAACGCACATAAGTGAGGAGCGCTCACACCGATCTAGGGACAGGCGCTCACACCGATCTCGGGACACTACTGGTAGAAAACAAGTTCTCATTGACGCCCTTCTGTCTACTCCGAAAAAGTAAACGTGATGAGGATGAAAACGAGCATCCAAAGAGGAACAGCCTCGAGGGCAGCAAGACGGCTTGGGAGAGACCGTCCAGACAGATACACGCGAGGTGACATTTGGATTCAAGAGCAGCGAACCGATGAGCCGCTCGCCGAGCCAGCGAGAAGTAGAGCCCCCAGAGAAAGTCTCACACCGACAGGGAAACTCAGGGCAGACATCTGGAAAGAAGGCGGTGACTCACCACAACTTGCACCCCAACTCCCATGCAAAGAAACGTCGCGGCAGCATGCGAAAGACACACATGAAAAAGTTTGTACCTAACCGGGAACAGCGAAGGTTCTGCCTCTGGACTTTTTCGACCTCACGACTCACACTCACGAAGCGAACTGAGCGACACAGAccaaaaagaagacaaacatgcgagaagcagactccagagaagacaagaccTTAGTTCTGAGGTCGAACGAGGGGTCCGAGCTGCGTGGCGcgctcgctgcatgcgcgcagaTCGGCGACCATGCTGTGGCAAGAAAGGTAGTCTGCGTtcccttcgctttctctccgcatGCTCTGTCTGTTGTAGCACCGCAGCACTGCGAGTTGTTCATCGTGACACACAGGACGCTGAAAGTCGCGCGCGTCCGGCTGGTCgtcgaaaggagacaccgtTGAGTCTTCTGGAAGAGCCTTCGCGACTTGACGGAGAGAAGCCTCGGCGGTGGCAGACGCCACGGAGGCCGCAGCAGCTGTCAAGGGACATGCTCGCAAGCCTTGCTTTAGAACATCCATTTGCTCGACAAGGGCAGATTTCAAGTGCCTTCGCATGTCTGCAAAGaactcctttttctgttcaAGCACGCGGGATGCGACCCAAGCCTCGCCTGTGGCGTCGCCCTCGCCAACCGgtcgactgtctcctctcgcctccgcgacgaagagagactctCCCCGCGCGGCCTGCCCAGCGGCCACAGTTCCCTCGTTGCTCACGGTCGGAGCCGAAGGCTcgcctgcagaaaaaaagtcgACACCGAAACAAGCGAAAAcgctgaaaaaagaaaataCGCAGTCGACACAGCCCACGAACTCCACGTTGGAGAAGATTCACAGACACATGCCTGTATGTCGatacatataaataaataatgcatacatataatacatatatatatatatataaaataatatatatatatatattatataatatataatatatagtatatatgtatatatacatgatgcgcaaaaagaaaacagaacagAATATATACGCCGAGGCTTGTGGAAGAGCGCAGAGTGTAGAGCCGGGCGTCTTTTTGGCTTGCTGGGATTTTACGGCTCGAGccgcgtgcatgcaatgTTCCTTCACTTTTCAGCTTCCGACAAGGTGACTTGGTCTCTCACGAACTTCGCCTTCTGAGACCGACACACACGTTCAACAGAACTACAGGCACTTCCGCATgcatacagatacatacatacatatatatatatatatatatattataaatatatatatgtatgtatatatatatgtatgtatatgcatggaGGTGGCACTTGACTgggtggaggagaggagcgGATTTCCTGGCAGATCGACAGACCTCCCGAACGAGCCGGCTCTCCCCACCTGATAAAGACGAGTCGCCCTGGCGAGGGAGCGAGCTGAGAGAagtctgcatgcgtagaTCGGCGCCAGGTGGAGACGCGGCGCCAGCAGAGCGCGGGGGCAAAACCGCAAAGTTGTTGACGAAGTCGCTTCCGAAAAGGACAACGTGGTTCATTcccgaggaagaggggaCATTGACAACAGCAGAGACAACGTGTTCTCTGCTCGCAGGCgagttctgtctctctcccccgaGGCTCTCGGCTCTCGGCTTTTTTCCAGCGCCGGCGTGAGACGAGAGACCTGCACCcatggcgaagaaggaggagagagtcgcgaaaagagaaaaagacggcgaacagagaggagaacggagagtggaggaacgcgagaagacaggGGACCCGCGTCGAGAGGGGAGAACGGacaggagaagggagagtaGCGGCGATGGAAGGAGAGCACGACGCGAGGGGAGAAACAGGGGGAACCTGGAATGAGGACAAcgacgagagacaggggagaagagacagcgtcagaacgacgaggagacgaagacgcgaaaggagacaggaaggagggaATGAGAAACCGGATGAACTGGCACGAAGGCAAGCATAAGAGAAGGACGACCTGTCAGGAGAGCAGGACGACGAAACGTTGAGAAAAGAACGTGTAGAGGAAATAAAGAGATGTTCGTCCTGTGATAATGGAGGCAGAGGGACGTCGCGAATGCTGTTTGCCTTGCATTTCTTTGATGCTGACAGGAGGGAAGGGATTTGACGAAAAAACGAATTCGCAGGTTTCTGCTGTATTCGTGACGGCCAAAAGTGACGAACGAAGAAGCACCAGAAAATCGTTCACAGGTTGCACTGGAGACGATAGGCCTTCGAGTGAAGAGCGATTTCCTGCCTCTATTTCTCTTTACCTCCGCGCGCACCGAGGAACGGCAGAACGGCACTCGTCGAGGCGCGATTTTCCACGCACAGTCACCGTCTGCGTCTTGAGTTTTCTCGACAAAGAGAGTTTCTCGGACTCTTCGCTCCTGTGTTCGCGACCGTCACACAacgctttctgtctctctgcatgcacacactgCGTGTATGAGAGGCCTCCTCGACTTTCACCTGACGGCCGACAGAAAgactctcgtcctctcccgtGCTCGCCACGCTGTTTTTCATGTCCGGAGCTGGGGAGACAGCTGTCGGCGAGACAAGCGACGAAAGGGCGTTTCCCGGAGCTTTTCTGCGGCTCTTTCGCCTCAGAGAGCATCTCCACGCTCTCTAcacaaagaggaaaagaaccacagagagagagaacgcgctCGCGTAGTGTCGCAGGCTTCAGAGGCCTCAGAGAAACAGTTGCGGCCGCGCACAACGGTGTTCCACGGAGGTCTCTCAGCGCCAGCGGACGAGGCTgagttctctgtcttttaCGCGGAGTGGGTTTGCGGCTTTTTATCCGCAGAAAGACACAAGGGCTGCGGCGAGAAAAGGGGGCATTTTCGTCAGGAAAAATGGAAAACGGGTGAAGCGCTTCGCTGTTTTCATGGCGAACGTCGAAGCCGCACCCGCATCGCTCGATATTAGCACAACGTGGAAGAAGGTAGCGCGCGAGAAACTGGCGACCGTTCTCAacgcagcgacagaggaaacgcgcgagTCTTTCTTCAGGAGATTGAGCAAAggtttctcgcgttctttcttcaccgctgcttctgtctctcttgcagTCGCTGCGAAGCCTTTTCAGTCTCCTTccgcgcgtctgcttctcttcttctcgtctctgaGGACGCGGAGCTCTCTCCCTGTGTTGTCTTGCGTCTGCTTTTGCCCGattctctgcagctctctcggctcctctttctcaacttgttctcttctatctcttttcctctttctctggctgccttctctgcctgtcttctctctctctttctgctcgcAGTTCGtcgctcgtcttctcgtcgcttcttctctcttctcctcccttctttcgttctcttctgtgtgtgCTCTTGTCGCTTgatcttttctttctgttttttcctgaCGTTCTTatccttctcttttcctctatgcattccttctctgcttcctccgcgCTGCTATCTGCTTCCCACCCTGTCTTCGTCCGTTGTTCTTCCTGTGCGCCGTCCTCTCTGCGAAGCTGTCGCCTCGGTCGAGGCCGCGAGGAATCCTTGGACTTCTAGCAGTTGCATCTGGACGCATGTGGACTCCGGGAGGatgagggaggaagagaaagctgGAAAGCCTTGCGGCGCGAGGCGCGCTCTGCATGTGCGCTCCACGAGCTCTCCTCAAGCGACTCGGCCGgccctttctttctgtctaaaactgtgttcttccttcctcgccgcttCCCTCATTGGAACGCGGCCTTGAGGTCCTTTGTTTTCGGACTCGAACTTTTTGCATCTCCGTggtgtctctcgtttttctcaccggcttttctgtgtcgctcgaccgccttctcctccttcttttcaacctgatcttcgttttctcccgttcgttttttccttgaCTCTGACaactcttttcttctctctcaatCACTCTGTTCTCcactcttccccttctctctcagcgttttcctctctgctgccttctgtttccttttccggTCTGCTGCTGTCCTCTTCAAtccctctttttttcttttttttttgCTCCGTCCTTCGCCGGTACCCCAGTGGTTTTCACCTGTCGCTCGCCTCCCTTGTCGTCTGCCCGCGTCCGTGTTCTGCTCCGCGCCtccccgttttttcttttgcgcCATCTTTTtgcccgtctctctctcttggacttttcttcgtttccttcgctgcgCCGTCGGAACTTCCAGTTGGCCAGGATGTCAGGTCCTGCAGTCTCCTCGGCCTCGGTGCCTCAACAGGCGGTCTCCTGGAACTTCTTGGCTTACCTGTTGACTTTTGGTGTGTTGGTCGTCCAGCAGATGGGCCTGCTCTACTACCTCGCGAACTACTCGCTCGCGCTGCTCGCGCTCGGCGCCTTCGACGTCTTCGtcctgctctccttcctgtcgaACAGCAGCGCAGACTTGGCAGCGCTGAAAGGCTCGACCTGCTGGGTGCTCTACGACTGGGCGCTGACGGTCAAGATCGTggtgttcttcttcgtcgtcttcggaTCTGATCACTTGGTCGAAGGCTTTCTCTTCGATGGACCGCACGGGACCGTCGTCGAGGTTTCGCTTCTTGTGGTCCTTGCATGCGCCGTCTACGCGCTCCTCGGCTTCCGCGCGATGGAGCAGCTCGTTGGGGGCGTCTCGCAGATCTCCACCGAGGCCATGCTGCTCACCGATTGCATCACTCACGTCGTCCTCGACTTCATCGACCTCAccgctgccttcttcacctACTCAGCCTGTCCGCTGGCCATCAGTCAACAAACGTCTTGGCTGCGCCTCGTCGTCGGCATCGTcatctctctcgcgttcttcctgcATGCGTACTCCTTCCCCTCCGTCGGGgcgcgctctcctctcctgcagagacaggaagaacgcTTCCAGAAAGACACCGGAGACATCTTCATGAGCAGAAAACATGCTGCGCTCCTCGGAGTCTGCGTCGTCGACCTGCCGCTCGCTGCTGTGCGACTCTTCACCTGGGCGTACTATCCCACCTACGAAGGTAAGCGACCCAGCaagcgaagcagcgaggagCCTGCTGAAC
It contains:
- a CDS encoding hypothetical protein (encoded by transcript TGME49_319510), which translates into the protein MGAGLSSHAGAGKKPRAESLGGERQNSPASREHVVSAVVNVPSSSGMNHVVLFGSDFVNNFAVLPPRSAGAASPPGADLRMQTSLSSLPRQGDSSLSGEPSAPTVSNEGTVAAGQAARGESLFVAEARGDSRPVGEGDATGEAWVASRVLEQKKEFFADMRRHLKSALVEQMDVLKQGLRACPLTAAAASVASATAEASLRQVAKALPEDSTVSPFDDQPDARDFQRPVCHDEQLAVLRCYNRQSMRRESEGNADYLSCHSMVADLRACSERATQLGPLVRPQN